In one Sporomusa sphaeroides DSM 2875 genomic region, the following are encoded:
- a CDS encoding MATE family efflux transporter → MSLAIKQYMNRQIIKLAWPVIFEGVVIVAVNVLITAMVGRLGAVPLAAVGLAVMMQFSAAMIFAAAGTGAAAIVARETGACHWQEVRKITGQAILLGSGLGIALAVLGLVMAKPILDLTAADPEINRLATVLVKISFGFTPFFLLMSIGNAILRGMGRTRIAFYITIFSNTLALIIAYTLVFGYAGMPALGPYGAAWGLGVSQLAGGLAALAVLRRRETVGLALRDILTVDKAVIQRIVAISVPAALEQLAMQGGRMVFMFMLAGVGAVQFAAHQIAVQIESMSFMPGFGFSIAAMTLVGQYLGKGMPHRAEQFAWLTNKIAFWSMAVMGVIIFVFARPLAALFIDDPAVIYWGSLCVMVAVLEQPTIALCFVLGGALRGAGDTRWPMYVTTLGVWLIRLPLVYVFIIVWGYDITAAWYITAGDFLIRSAILWRRFGSRKWMK, encoded by the coding sequence GTGTCTTTAGCTATAAAACAATACATGAACAGACAAATTATAAAACTTGCCTGGCCGGTAATCTTTGAAGGTGTGGTCATCGTGGCGGTTAATGTGCTGATTACTGCCATGGTCGGGCGGCTTGGAGCAGTACCGCTGGCAGCCGTCGGGCTGGCCGTCATGATGCAGTTTTCGGCGGCCATGATATTTGCGGCGGCAGGCACAGGTGCTGCCGCTATTGTGGCCCGCGAAACCGGGGCTTGCCACTGGCAGGAAGTCAGAAAGATTACCGGCCAGGCTATTTTACTGGGAAGCGGGTTGGGAATTGCGCTGGCGGTATTGGGGCTGGTAATGGCGAAGCCGATATTGGATTTGACGGCGGCTGATCCGGAAATCAACCGGCTGGCGACTGTTTTGGTCAAAATTTCGTTTGGTTTTACTCCTTTCTTTTTGCTGATGTCCATCGGCAACGCTATTTTGCGGGGGATGGGGCGGACCCGGATTGCTTTTTATATAACCATCTTCAGCAATACGCTGGCTCTCATTATTGCTTACACTCTGGTCTTTGGCTATGCTGGCATGCCGGCACTGGGACCATATGGCGCGGCCTGGGGTCTGGGGGTGTCGCAGCTGGCCGGTGGTTTGGCAGCCCTGGCTGTGCTCAGGCGCCGGGAAACGGTGGGGCTGGCTTTGCGGGATATATTGACAGTCGATAAAGCAGTCATTCAACGGATTGTGGCTATTAGTGTCCCGGCGGCGCTGGAACAACTGGCCATGCAGGGCGGCCGTATGGTATTCATGTTTATGCTGGCCGGAGTGGGGGCCGTGCAGTTTGCCGCCCACCAGATCGCAGTACAAATTGAGTCCATGTCGTTTATGCCCGGCTTCGGCTTTTCAATAGCCGCCATGACGCTTGTCGGACAATATTTAGGCAAGGGTATGCCGCACCGGGCCGAGCAGTTCGCCTGGCTGACCAATAAGATTGCTTTCTGGAGTATGGCGGTTATGGGGGTAATTATTTTTGTGTTTGCCCGGCCGTTGGCGGCACTGTTTATTGATGACCCGGCGGTTATTTACTGGGGCTCGCTTTGTGTAATGGTTGCCGTGCTGGAACAGCCGACAATCGCCCTTTGCTTTGTTCTGGGCGGGGCGCTCAGAGGGGCGGGTGATACGCGCTGGCCTATGTATGTGACAACCTTAGGCGTATGGCTGATCCGCCTGCCGCTGGTATATGTATTTATTATTGTCTGGGGCTATGATATTACGGCTGCCTGGTATATTACGGCAGGCGATTTTCTCATCCGCAGCGCCATTTTATGGCGGCGGTTTGGTTCAAGAAAGTGGATGAAATAG
- a CDS encoding Tex family protein, which translates to MLITEIPAIIARELAVKPHQVSATMTLLDDGNTVPFIARYRKEVTGELNEEHIRTIEERTQYLRNLIKRQEEILAGIESQDKLTPELAQAIQAATKLQELEDLYLPYRPKKRTRAQIAREKGLEPLAETILAQELTDGDPLVLAEQYLNAEHEITTAELALAGAQDILAETVSEQADIRAMLRKELWQKAEIASQLAVAEAEAREFLMYKEYQEPVKRMPSHRILAVNRGETKGTLKVELVTNHEGNIKLIANKVITGSSIFTPILLAAIADGYKRLLFPALEREIRSLLTENAEKQAIRVFGLNLRQLLLQAPLAGHTVMGLDPGYRTGCKLAVVSPTGAVLTTNTIYLTMSERQREEAAAKVLEAVKTHGVTLISIGNGTASYETEEFVASLINTHNLSIHYIIANEAGASVYSASKLAKDELPDLDVSIRGAVSIARRIQDPLAELVKIDPKSIGVGQYQHDVNQKELGGTLANIVESCVNHVGVELNTASPALLTHIAGINAGVAKNIVAYRTENGQFKSRKELLKVARLGKAAFTQCAGFLRIAKAANPLDNTPVHPESYELAEALLGKLGFTLKDLSDKNKLAALQQTAPAADAAKLAAELGAGEPTVRDILAALAKPGRDPREDVPPPQTRKNIVKLSDITPGTIVKGTVHNVTDFGAFVDIGIKINGLIHRSELSHKHFRHPIDVISVGDIIDVMVINVDEARQRIALSLKQVPKA; encoded by the coding sequence ATGCTTATTACCGAAATCCCCGCTATTATTGCCCGCGAACTGGCCGTTAAGCCGCATCAGGTATCGGCCACAATGACCTTGTTGGATGACGGCAATACCGTACCCTTTATTGCCCGTTACCGCAAAGAAGTCACCGGTGAACTTAACGAAGAACATATCCGTACCATTGAAGAGCGCACCCAATACTTGCGCAATCTGATCAAACGGCAGGAAGAGATCCTTGCCGGCATTGAGTCCCAGGACAAGTTAACGCCGGAACTGGCACAAGCCATTCAGGCAGCAACCAAACTGCAGGAGCTGGAAGACCTCTATCTCCCTTACCGCCCCAAAAAGCGGACACGGGCCCAAATCGCCCGGGAAAAAGGGCTGGAGCCCTTGGCGGAAACCATCCTGGCCCAGGAACTTACTGACGGTGACCCGCTGGTGCTTGCCGAACAATACCTAAATGCCGAACACGAAATAACCACCGCTGAATTGGCGCTGGCCGGTGCCCAGGACATCCTGGCCGAAACTGTCAGCGAGCAGGCCGACATCCGTGCCATGCTCCGCAAAGAGTTGTGGCAAAAGGCGGAAATTGCCAGCCAGCTTGCCGTGGCAGAAGCCGAAGCCAGGGAATTCCTCATGTATAAAGAATATCAGGAACCGGTTAAGCGCATGCCGTCCCACCGGATTCTGGCTGTTAACCGCGGTGAAACCAAAGGTACGCTTAAAGTTGAGCTGGTTACCAACCACGAAGGCAATATCAAGTTAATTGCCAATAAGGTGATTACCGGCAGCTCTATTTTTACCCCAATCCTGCTTGCCGCCATTGCCGACGGCTATAAACGGCTGCTGTTTCCGGCACTGGAACGGGAAATCCGCAGCCTCTTAACGGAAAATGCCGAAAAACAGGCCATCAGGGTGTTTGGTCTTAACCTGCGCCAGCTGCTGCTGCAAGCGCCCCTGGCCGGTCATACCGTTATGGGACTGGACCCAGGTTACCGTACCGGCTGCAAACTGGCTGTCGTCAGTCCTACCGGGGCGGTGCTCACCACCAATACCATCTACCTGACCATGAGTGAACGCCAGCGCGAAGAAGCCGCCGCCAAAGTCCTGGAGGCTGTCAAAACCCATGGCGTAACGCTGATTTCGATTGGCAACGGCACAGCTTCCTACGAAACCGAAGAATTTGTTGCCAGCCTCATCAATACCCATAATTTAAGCATTCATTACATCATTGCCAACGAAGCCGGCGCTTCCGTGTATTCGGCCTCCAAGCTGGCCAAAGACGAACTGCCTGATCTGGACGTCTCCATTCGCGGCGCCGTTTCCATTGCCCGCCGGATTCAGGACCCACTGGCCGAATTGGTGAAAATCGATCCCAAATCCATCGGTGTCGGTCAATACCAGCATGACGTAAATCAGAAGGAATTAGGCGGCACTTTAGCCAATATCGTGGAATCCTGCGTTAACCATGTTGGTGTGGAACTCAACACCGCATCCCCGGCGCTGTTAACCCATATTGCCGGCATTAATGCCGGTGTCGCCAAGAACATTGTTGCCTATCGCACCGAAAACGGCCAGTTTAAAAGCCGCAAAGAGCTTTTAAAGGTGGCCCGCCTGGGCAAAGCCGCTTTTACCCAGTGTGCCGGCTTTTTACGCATTGCCAAGGCTGCCAATCCGCTTGACAACACGCCGGTTCACCCGGAATCCTACGAACTGGCGGAAGCCCTCTTAGGCAAACTCGGTTTTACCCTAAAAGATTTGTCTGACAAAAATAAGCTGGCCGCCCTCCAGCAAACAGCACCGGCGGCCGATGCCGCCAAGCTGGCCGCCGAACTCGGAGCCGGCGAGCCTACCGTGCGGGATATTCTGGCCGCATTAGCCAAGCCCGGTCGTGACCCCAGAGAAGATGTACCCCCGCCGCAAACCCGCAAAAACATTGTCAAGCTGTCTGACATCACGCCAGGCACCATTGTCAAAGGCACAGTCCATAATGTTACCGACTTCGGCGCCTTTGTTGATATCGGTATCAAAATCAACGGTCTTATTCACCGTTCCGAGCTCAGCCACAAACATTTCCGCCACCCCATTGATGTCATATCGGTCGGCGATATCATTGATGTAATGGTAATTAATGTGGATGAAGCCCGCCAACGTATTGCGCTTAGTTTAAAACAAGTTCCCAAAGCATAA
- a CDS encoding cyclodeaminase/cyclohydrolase family protein — MMLSSLNISDFAGRLAAAEVPPGGGSAAAISGLMGASLLELAVNYSLKSPGQVVCSELLLAKQADLSRLHIELTILIDRDALALRGLLAAAGLPENGAEKQQARRLALQKAIKLAAEVPIETARSCLEVVEIAKTIVTKVDKMVVSDLMAGVAMAYAGIVGSLLSTAINLNELEDELLVNALKGQIYLLQSTADELKAAIEDKVYASAPFSVVRG, encoded by the coding sequence ATGATGTTAAGCTCACTAAATATCAGCGACTTTGCCGGCAGGCTGGCTGCGGCAGAGGTACCGCCAGGCGGGGGAAGCGCGGCAGCTATCAGTGGTCTGATGGGGGCGTCGCTCCTGGAGCTGGCGGTAAATTATTCGCTAAAAAGTCCAGGACAGGTGGTGTGCAGTGAATTGCTGCTTGCCAAGCAGGCCGACTTGAGTAGACTGCATATTGAACTGACTATTTTGATTGACAGAGATGCCTTAGCACTACGGGGATTGCTGGCGGCAGCCGGTTTACCGGAGAATGGTGCCGAAAAGCAGCAGGCACGCCGGCTTGCCTTGCAGAAGGCGATAAAACTGGCCGCAGAGGTGCCGATTGAGACAGCCAGGTCTTGTTTGGAGGTTGTTGAGATTGCAAAAACCATTGTGACGAAAGTAGACAAGATGGTAGTGAGCGATTTGATGGCCGGCGTAGCCATGGCCTATGCCGGCATTGTCGGCAGCTTGCTCAGTACGGCCATTAATTTAAATGAGCTGGAGGATGAGCTTCTGGTTAATGCCCTCAAAGGCCAGATATATCTGTTGCAATCAACGGCCGATGAATTGAAGGCTGCCATTGAGGACAAGGTCTATGCCAGTGCTCCCTTTAGTGTTGTCAGGGGATAA
- a CDS encoding DAK2 domain-containing protein: MQSSMDVINGRDFRRMIAGAYGAFMREHEYINSLNVFPVPDGDTGTNMLLTLGAVAKAVAEAPDEGIGSLARRGADSAIMGARGNSGVILSQLLRGIARGLSGKDTATAAEVGKAFQYGVLYAYRAVARPVEGTILTVAKGIAKGTHRAVRDRVAFADILTEAISAGQEELKRTPDLLPALKAAGVVDAGGQGLIVFLAGCLEGLEGRFSGPEADFGRTLTISGMTAEVNIAHPYCTEFVVKRFAASKAEVKRQLEQMGDSLVIAPGEGILKVHIHTAHPGAVLESAIAWGTLHDIKIDNMSDQHRQTLETAEEAQVRSGLAVISVVSGEGLANIMQQMGADIVITGGQTMNPPVEEFVAAIHNSSAETYIILPNNKNIVLAAAQAKKLLGDDRVAIVPTTNVPQGLAAVLAFDAQRDLADNLARMTEAQAAVKSASLTIAVRDSLVNGQKVPEGAYIGVIDGNVAVWADGLSAALTQVVKQLVEPDTGIVSLYYGAELDEAEAKVLAAGLAAQLDAVEIEVYFGGQPHYQFIISVE; encoded by the coding sequence ATGCAATCCAGCATGGATGTCATTAATGGGAGAGATTTTCGCCGCATGATTGCCGGGGCGTATGGAGCCTTCATGCGCGAACACGAATACATCAACAGTCTCAACGTCTTTCCTGTACCGGATGGTGATACCGGTACGAATATGCTGCTGACATTGGGGGCTGTGGCCAAAGCGGTGGCCGAAGCGCCTGATGAGGGGATTGGTTCGCTGGCGCGCCGGGGTGCGGACAGTGCCATTATGGGGGCCAGAGGCAACTCCGGGGTGATCTTGTCGCAACTCTTGCGCGGCATTGCCCGGGGGCTGTCCGGCAAGGACACGGCTACGGCGGCGGAAGTGGGCAAAGCCTTTCAATATGGCGTACTGTACGCGTACCGGGCAGTAGCCCGGCCGGTTGAGGGCACCATCCTGACGGTGGCGAAGGGCATTGCCAAGGGGACGCACCGGGCGGTGCGGGACCGGGTGGCTTTTGCCGATATTTTGACAGAAGCAATTAGCGCCGGACAGGAGGAACTTAAACGGACACCGGACTTATTGCCGGCGCTCAAGGCCGCCGGAGTAGTTGATGCCGGCGGTCAGGGCCTGATTGTGTTTCTGGCAGGGTGTCTGGAAGGGCTGGAGGGGCGGTTCAGCGGGCCTGAAGCCGACTTTGGCCGTACCCTGACAATATCCGGCATGACTGCTGAGGTCAATATTGCCCATCCGTATTGCACCGAGTTTGTGGTCAAGCGATTTGCCGCCAGTAAAGCAGAAGTTAAGCGTCAGTTAGAGCAGATGGGTGATTCACTGGTGATCGCACCCGGTGAGGGCATTTTAAAAGTACATATTCATACCGCTCACCCGGGCGCCGTACTGGAATCGGCAATCGCCTGGGGAACGCTGCATGATATTAAGATTGATAATATGTCTGATCAACACCGGCAAACGCTGGAGACTGCCGAGGAGGCGCAGGTCAGGTCAGGACTGGCCGTCATTAGTGTGGTATCAGGCGAGGGGCTTGCCAACATTATGCAGCAAATGGGGGCAGACATTGTTATTACCGGCGGGCAAACCATGAATCCGCCGGTAGAGGAGTTCGTGGCCGCTATCCACAACAGCTCGGCCGAAACCTATATTATCTTGCCTAACAACAAGAATATTGTGCTGGCTGCGGCGCAGGCGAAAAAACTATTGGGTGACGACCGGGTGGCTATTGTGCCTACCACCAATGTGCCGCAAGGCTTGGCGGCTGTACTGGCCTTTGATGCCCAGCGTGATTTGGCTGACAATCTGGCCCGGATGACGGAGGCGCAGGCTGCGGTGAAATCAGCCAGTCTGACGATTGCTGTCCGCGATTCGCTGGTGAATGGGCAGAAGGTGCCTGAAGGTGCATATATCGGCGTCATTGACGGCAATGTGGCGGTGTGGGCTGACGGGTTGTCCGCGGCGTTGACGCAGGTCGTTAAACAACTGGTTGAGCCTGATACCGGCATCGTCAGCCTGTACTACGGAGCAGAGCTTGACGAGGCTGAAGCTAAGGTCCTGGCAGCAGGGCTTGCCGCACAGCTTGATGCTGTGGAAATAGAAGTGTATTTTGGCGGGCAGCCGCACTATCAATTTATCATCAGTGTGGAGTGA
- a CDS encoding DegV family protein, which translates to MSTIHIILDSTANAPEEMLAAHPNLHIVPLKVIIGDTDWNEPELSNAELFRIAKEKGIHPRTSQPAPGDFARVFSPTAEGHPIIMISVSGGLSGTVNGARAAAKEFKGREIYVIDSRTSSIGMIKMAEVALKLAAAGNPAAAIAEQLQQMADATHTLILPDSLDYLYKGGRIGGAAALVGSILQIKPILTLREGKVVVFDKVRTRTRAVARMLEELDKHGELEYIGVAHGEAQATAQEIYDTVCQRYPNIPVSLSGIGSALGAHLGPGVLGLFFQKKQ; encoded by the coding sequence TTGTCTACTATACATATAATACTTGACAGTACTGCTAATGCACCTGAAGAAATGCTGGCAGCTCACCCCAACCTTCATATAGTACCGCTAAAAGTGATTATCGGGGATACTGACTGGAATGAGCCTGAACTGAGCAATGCAGAACTGTTTCGCATAGCTAAAGAAAAAGGGATACATCCGCGCACCTCGCAGCCGGCACCGGGCGATTTTGCCCGGGTATTTTCTCCGACAGCCGAGGGGCATCCAATAATAATGATTAGTGTTTCGGGTGGTTTAAGCGGGACCGTTAACGGTGCCAGAGCGGCGGCCAAAGAATTTAAGGGCCGTGAAATCTATGTGATTGATTCCCGTACGTCGTCAATTGGCATGATAAAAATGGCAGAGGTGGCACTTAAGCTGGCTGCTGCCGGCAACCCGGCAGCGGCTATTGCCGAACAGCTGCAGCAGATGGCAGATGCCACCCATACGCTGATTCTGCCTGACTCTCTGGATTATCTGTATAAAGGCGGCCGGATTGGCGGTGCAGCGGCACTGGTTGGTTCGATTTTGCAAATTAAGCCTATCCTTACCTTGCGCGAAGGTAAGGTAGTGGTGTTTGATAAGGTGCGTACCCGGACGCGGGCGGTGGCACGGATGCTGGAGGAACTGGATAAGCATGGTGAACTTGAATATATTGGGGTGGCGCATGGCGAAGCCCAGGCAACAGCCCAGGAAATATATGATACGGTTTGCCAACGCTACCCCAACATTCCGGTATCACTGAGCGGTATCGGTTCGGCACTTGGCGCCCATTTGGGTCCTGGTGTCCTTGGCCTGTTTTTTCAAAAGAAGCAGTAA
- a CDS encoding cell division protein FtsA: protein MDNNQLLFALDIGTRSVVGLVGEVQNGTIKLTASEREEHHTRAMLDGQIHDVQEVAGVLAAVTSRLEATVGKLTKVAVAAAGRALCTLRISAELETASRGPLTPEDERSLELAAIQTAQAELATSGAVADPADYYCVGYSVVSFSLDGTRIKSLVGQRGKRSAIEVIATFLPRQVIDSLQSSIQAAGLEMATLTLEPIAAINVLIPSTMRHLNLVLVDVGAGTSDVAITRDGSVIGYGMVPLAGDEITEAISQHFLLDFNVAETVKRQLGSNNKKIAFTDVLGMPHKESAKTIIDSLAPKVVELAQAIAGEILTLNTQQPQAVLLVGGGALTPLLPEALAEALDIPAARVAIRRPDSIEGITGIPSALCTPDAVTPLGILKLAGGRTLNFINITVNERPIRLFNLSRLTIADALLAAGIDIRALRGRPGMGLTISVNGQTRFIPGGHGIAGQIMRSGQPAKLTDILCDQDILEITPGSDGITPTPLLREIAPLPEPLTILLDGQSFQLESPVTVNGIPAEPDTRLCDRDQICITSIETLEQVLAGLNLVATPAEYRYQVNGADRSYRVWPKYTINAVTASLDSPLSPGDRIETLKPPLPTLAEVLGITAKDDDTIHVLFNGAPCAIPVRRYSIVLDGQPAEAGQTAVPGSTIEFTISPDRQPLISDVLLAADFDPRTLPPVGRITVLLNGLPTEYTAVVTNGDKVDIKTTEI from the coding sequence ATGGACAATAACCAACTCCTCTTTGCTTTAGATATCGGTACCAGAAGCGTCGTCGGACTTGTCGGCGAGGTGCAAAACGGCACAATCAAACTGACAGCCTCAGAACGGGAAGAGCACCATACCCGGGCTATGCTTGACGGGCAGATTCATGATGTACAGGAAGTTGCCGGGGTACTGGCGGCAGTCACTTCCCGCCTGGAGGCGACTGTCGGCAAATTGACCAAAGTCGCGGTAGCTGCCGCCGGCCGCGCCCTGTGCACCCTGCGGATTTCAGCCGAACTGGAGACAGCCTCCCGCGGTCCACTTACCCCGGAGGATGAACGCTCCCTTGAACTGGCGGCCATCCAGACGGCCCAGGCCGAACTGGCTACCTCCGGTGCGGTGGCTGACCCGGCCGATTACTACTGTGTCGGCTACAGCGTCGTCAGCTTCAGCCTGGATGGCACCCGCATCAAGAGCCTTGTTGGCCAGCGCGGCAAACGCTCGGCCATTGAAGTCATTGCCACCTTCCTCCCCCGGCAAGTCATTGATTCCCTGCAATCTTCCATTCAGGCCGCCGGTCTGGAAATGGCAACCCTTACGCTGGAACCCATTGCCGCCATTAATGTCCTCATCCCCTCAACCATGCGCCATCTAAATCTCGTACTTGTCGATGTCGGCGCAGGCACCTCCGATGTAGCTATTACCCGCGACGGCTCAGTGATTGGCTATGGCATGGTGCCACTGGCCGGAGATGAAATTACCGAAGCCATATCACAACATTTTTTGCTTGATTTCAATGTCGCCGAAACGGTTAAACGCCAGCTTGGCAGTAATAATAAAAAAATTGCTTTCACCGACGTGCTGGGCATGCCTCACAAAGAGTCGGCCAAGACCATTATTGATTCCCTGGCCCCCAAAGTAGTTGAACTGGCCCAAGCCATTGCCGGCGAAATTCTGACTCTCAATACCCAGCAGCCGCAGGCCGTCCTCCTGGTCGGCGGCGGCGCCCTGACACCGCTCTTACCGGAAGCATTAGCGGAGGCTCTGGATATTCCGGCAGCCAGAGTTGCCATTCGCCGCCCTGATTCCATTGAAGGCATTACCGGCATACCCTCTGCCTTATGCACCCCTGATGCGGTGACACCACTGGGCATTTTAAAACTGGCCGGCGGACGTACCTTAAACTTCATCAATATTACCGTCAACGAGCGGCCCATCCGCTTGTTTAACCTAAGCCGCTTAACCATAGCCGATGCGCTCCTGGCCGCCGGCATTGATATCCGGGCACTGCGCGGCCGGCCAGGCATGGGTCTGACCATTTCCGTCAATGGCCAAACCCGCTTTATTCCCGGCGGTCATGGTATTGCCGGTCAAATTATGCGCAGCGGCCAGCCAGCCAAGCTTACCGATATCCTCTGTGATCAGGATATTCTGGAAATAACACCAGGCTCTGACGGTATAACGCCGACACCTTTGCTCAGAGAAATCGCACCCCTGCCTGAGCCGCTGACCATTCTGCTTGACGGTCAAAGCTTTCAACTGGAATCGCCGGTAACGGTAAACGGGATTCCGGCTGAGCCTGATACGCGCCTGTGCGACCGTGATCAAATTTGCATCACATCTATAGAAACATTAGAACAAGTGCTTGCCGGGTTGAATCTCGTCGCCACACCTGCTGAATATCGCTACCAGGTCAACGGTGCCGACCGTTCCTACAGAGTATGGCCCAAATATACAATTAATGCTGTTACCGCTTCCCTGGACAGTCCGCTTTCCCCGGGCGACAGGATTGAAACCCTCAAGCCACCGCTGCCCACCCTGGCAGAAGTCCTGGGAATTACCGCCAAAGATGACGATACCATTCATGTATTATTCAACGGCGCCCCCTGCGCTATCCCGGTCCGCCGCTATAGCATAGTATTGGATGGCCAGCCGGCAGAAGCCGGCCAAACTGCAGTTCCCGGCAGTACCATTGAATTTACTATATCCCCTGACCGCCAGCCGCTCATTAGTGATGTATTGCTGGCTGCCGATTTTGATCCTCGTACCCTGCCGCCGGTTGGCAGGATTACCGTATTGCTCAATGGTTTACCCACTGAATATACGGCAGTTGTTACAAATGGAGACAAGGTGGATATTAAAACAACTGAAATTTGA
- the hcp gene encoding hydroxylamine reductase gives MSMFCYQCEQTAGGSGCTKIGVCGKNEDIASLQDTLIFGLKGIAAYAHHARELGARDEQVDAFMHDALFFTLTNVNFSLEKHIAMVLKCGEINLKVMELLDKAHVDRFGSPVPTEVFTGFKAGHGILVTGHDLLDLEELLKQTEGTGINIYTHGEMLPGHAYPELKKYKHLIGNYGTAWQNQRKEFEAFPGAILVTTNCVMPLTANETYGDRIYTRSVAGLQGGNHIADRDFSEIIAKAKALPQLADKAGAYTLTTGFHHNAILGLADKIVDAVKAGKIKRFFLIGGCDGAKPGRNYYTELAEKIPQDCVILTVACGKYRFNHLDFGTIDGIPRLIDLGQCNNAYSGIQVAVALAKVFNCGVNDLPLSFVLSWFEQKAVAILLTLLHLGVKDIRLGPTAPAFVTPGVFKVLNDNFGLQPITTPDEDLKAILG, from the coding sequence ATGAGTATGTTTTGTTATCAATGTGAACAAACTGCAGGTGGCTCAGGCTGTACCAAAATTGGCGTCTGCGGAAAAAACGAAGATATTGCCAGTTTACAGGATACCCTGATTTTCGGCCTCAAAGGCATTGCCGCCTATGCTCACCATGCCCGCGAACTGGGTGCCCGTGACGAGCAAGTTGACGCTTTCATGCATGACGCCTTATTCTTCACGCTGACTAACGTAAATTTCAGCTTGGAAAAACATATTGCCATGGTATTGAAATGCGGTGAAATTAACCTTAAGGTCATGGAACTGTTGGATAAAGCCCATGTTGACCGTTTTGGCTCACCTGTACCTACAGAAGTATTCACAGGTTTTAAAGCCGGCCACGGTATCTTAGTTACCGGCCATGACCTGCTTGATTTGGAAGAACTCTTAAAACAAACCGAAGGCACCGGCATCAATATTTACACCCATGGTGAAATGCTGCCAGGCCATGCTTATCCTGAACTCAAAAAATACAAACATCTTATTGGCAACTATGGTACCGCCTGGCAGAACCAGCGCAAAGAATTTGAAGCCTTCCCCGGTGCAATCTTAGTGACTACCAACTGTGTAATGCCGCTGACAGCCAATGAGACCTACGGTGACCGCATCTATACCCGCAGTGTAGCCGGCCTCCAGGGTGGTAACCACATCGCCGACCGCGACTTCTCGGAAATTATCGCTAAAGCTAAGGCTCTGCCGCAGCTTGCTGACAAAGCAGGCGCTTACACGCTGACTACCGGGTTCCACCACAACGCCATTCTCGGCCTGGCTGACAAAATTGTCGATGCTGTTAAAGCCGGAAAAATTAAACGCTTCTTCCTCATTGGCGGTTGTGACGGTGCTAAACCCGGCCGTAACTACTACACCGAACTGGCTGAAAAAATTCCGCAAGATTGCGTAATTCTTACCGTAGCCTGCGGCAAATACCGCTTTAACCATCTTGACTTCGGCACCATTGACGGCATTCCCCGCCTCATCGACCTCGGCCAGTGCAATAACGCCTACTCGGGTATTCAAGTGGCGGTTGCTCTTGCCAAAGTCTTCAATTGCGGCGTAAATGACCTGCCGCTCTCCTTTGTACTCTCCTGGTTTGAACAAAAAGCTGTTGCCATCCTGCTTACCCTCCTGCACCTCGGCGTGAAGGACATCCGCTTAGGGCCAACAGCTCCGGCTTTCGTAACCCCGGGAGTATTCAAAGTACTCAACGACAATTTCGGTCTTCAGCCAATTACCACTCCGGATGAAGATTTGAAAGCCATCTTAGGCTAA